The DNA region tttataaagatACCCAGAACTGCTACTTGCTATTACAAGTAAAGGTAATGAATGTTGTCAGGTAGAAGGACAAACTCACCTAACGAGCAAAGAATGCCATCAGGAGCTGTGTTTCCACCATCCTTCAGCAAAGACTGGACCTGCCTCAGGCGTGAGCAACTGCAAGCAAAGCATAATTATAAATGCTATGATAatgcatttaatttaaatattaaatatttacacatatgTGGCCTGCTGCCTGCAAAATTGTTTTACATCTGTTCTGAAAGGGTATTGGCCTTAAActtattttcaaaattaaccACAAATTTACATTATCTACTATAAATAATCATATAAAAACTTTACATAAATGTATACATACAGGTTTAGTGCAAAGCAGTGTAGATACATTATACTATAATGAACCATTGCTTTATCTTGTGAATTGTGGAGaatagtaaatatatatatatatatatatatatatatatatatatatatatatatatatatatatataattgcaaaGCCAACAACAACAGACTATACATCAACATACTGCAAATAACTCTTAAAGAGTAGGCTAACTACATTATAACTCACATCATaagtcaaaacattaaaattacaggaTGTAATACTTGCTTACTGCATTTGTCCTGAACTGAATTCTTCTTTGTTCATTATATTTTCTGATACTACCTACATTTGTTGAACAGCACATAAAAGGTCTAAAATATGACACTTCCACAGGAgacaaaatatttccattatgtTATTAAAGGTGTATGGCTTCAATATTTTTTCCACTATATTGAAAAGGCTCCATTTGTATAGACTTTGTCTCATTGTCTATATCTATTACTCAGCGGTATCCTTGAGGTTACCTACCTTTATGGAGCATTTCATTTATTAGTCTTCACAGATCATCCATTAAATAGATTTATTTGATGGATCAGGTGTGTAAGAATTGGATGTGATTTTTCCAGAATGAGAAGTGAGTTTAAAATGTCAGTTTATGGGTTCTTCAATAGGGATGGACACCTATGGGGATTTCTAGGTCAATGTTACCTGATACTTTCCATGCGCTAACATGAACacataaaatacagaaataaaattcACCTTAAATAGTATTACGCTGAAATTTAACAATTAGCTTctttataaatacaaatatatatatcatatattatatatatatgatatatatcagtttcaatATCAGTCAAGTCTGTAATGCCCTTTTGATATAATTTTCAATCTTTAGGGTAATTCCTATACCTGCCTGAGAAAATATGATTAAAAGataaaattttttttatctctttaaGTTAACAAAGGAgttaataaacacagaaaaaaacaggccaGCACCTGTAACTGTTAGTCACAAAAAGAACGAGGGGCATTTATCAATATACATTTTAGTATTAAGataaacagctgctgacaattCATGCTGACAGATGCTTACACCATACTAACAGCTAACGTTAGCCGAGCTAGCTAGATAGCTGTGTTAAAATTGCTTTCTGCCTCAGAAACTCGAAGCTCGGTGACACTGATTAAATTATTTAGACCTTCGTCTAACAACAGTCCAGTCAAGCATCTTAACTTGAGCAGAAACGCGATGACGGTTACTGTGAGATAACGGACGCAACACACCCATACAGAGATTTACATATTAAGAGTAGAGAAAGCATCGAAGTCTGAGTCTAAAAAAAGACAATTAACctgtatcatttatttatttatttatttttgccctTTTAGCCCGCTATTTGACAGGCTACTGTGCTAACGGTTAGCGTTACAGTCTAGCTGCCACCAAAACCATCATCTCACTCAAAACAAAACAGGTCTCACAAGGAAGAAACAATTCACACGAATAATTTTGTAGTCACCTGACTGCTGGACCGACATTATAAGGTCTTCCGTTTGTTCTGCTTATATCAGCCATATTAACCACACAGGCATTAGAAAGTGAGATTTGGACAAACAGCCGTTATTGCTCAGCCTGACACGTCCTCATACTCAACAGTCGCAGCTGGAGAAGAGCATTGCAGCCAAGACGGCATAGTAACCGGCCGTACCATTTCACAAAATGGGGGGTTACTCTTATCATTAGCTAGCTAATGTAATTATTCATTGCCCAACCTTTACTAGTACTTGCGGGAAATATAATACAAatctaaatatttatatattcacgCTACAAAACCTGTTCTGAATTGGAATACTTTCCTTTGAACTTTATATCATGTTATCTTATCTCCCCATCCCTTGAAGTGTAAGGCCTTCTTTCAGTGTGTAATGTAATACCCTAACAAAgcctctcttcttttctcagCTGTAACTAGAAAACAATGTAGTTTTCCTGCAACGCTTTCTTACAGATTGTCCTGTAAAagttattaaatatgttttgaaaTGTTCGACAGATAGGGTGGTGTAAAAAattgcacatttaaaacatttcaggGTTTGTAAGGTTATTACAATCATAACCAGCGTAAACAGCCAAAATATAGAGCAAAATATCTCTctttatgttgttttatatttgataAGAACAAAGTTAGACTTATAAAGAATGTAGCACTAAACCTTTCTGCACATGTAAGGTTTGAACATCCCACTGCCAGTAACTAACTGTTATTGTTAAAATTTTGGAATCACATTATACATACCTTAAAGAGGAAGCTCACATTTTTCATAATTGGGGTGATTTATATGCATTTCTGTTATTGAAATAAACAACTTGAAAGCCAACCATTCGGTTGTAAAATCCATTTTACACACTTTGTACACGCATATGCTGATGCAGATATAAATGTTGTTCTTGTTCATGAACTATGGCAAATATTAGTTGCCATAATTTGTGAACAAGTACAACATTTAATATTATCCTAATATGGCATAATTTCAAATTCTGTCAGCAAGGGTGTCATAAACCTCACAATCCAGTCCTGTCAATTTGTAGGGCAGGGATTTCAAGCTGCAAGTGAATGGAGGAGAGGTACAGGGAGAAACCTGCTGGgactaattatttattcatagaTCAGTGCATACTGAATAAAGGTGTTTAAGTAGTTTTGTAAGCCACTTATAGGGCATTATATTGGAAATTTACATCAACATTTTGagcttgttttattatttaacaaacattattttgaAATGCATGAGATTCAGATGTGAAAATAAGGTTATGACTTCCTGATTAAAAAGTAGGACCATACTGAATAAGCACAAACTCTAGTTTTAAACTCTAGTctagaaaaaataattttttctaATGATGTCTTTTAACTGTTAATTTATAAGAAATTTAATTAACATTCTAAACTCCTACAAAAAGTTATTCTTTATATaactttataataattatattgtgATATGCAGGTCATAggtcaataataataaataatcaattaCATGTTGTTTGCTACTTTTTGgtgataaaacaataaaacataaaaaaacacatattgctAATTTAAATCTTTAACTAATATTCTCACTGTTCACTGTGAGTAAATTCTTTTGGAGGGcagctatatatttttttttacttgaaagGGTCTCAGAGCTCTGTGACGGTGTGTGTGCACTACACCTATAGATGTATATCAGTATGTATATAAAATGCAGATTTGACTGGTGAAGCACGGTAACTTTGTTTATAAGTCTTTGTGGTGACTAATATTAGCAGATTGGCATTGTATCATTTGCTAAACAGAAAAGCCTACTTTGAGCTGAATCTGGTGTGAGAGCTGAAACACTGATGCTAGCATATCTGTAGATTGTGTTTTGCTTGAATTTGTTCTTAAATCTGTTAAACTGGCAAGCTGAATCTGTGAGAAGAACCGGGTGCTGTTACACCCAGTGGAATGTCCAGAGAAAAGGAATTTTATGGAGGAGATAGAGTAGTAAATCATTCATGTCTAAACATTTTTTGTGCAGGAGCTGCATAGCGTTTCGTAACAACATGCATTAGGAAGACACCCAAGGATAATTGCATAAGTTTGGAAATTAAAGGACTGACAGTATCTTAAATCATACTTTATTGAGAAATATGTGCAATAACAAGAAATAGAAAGCCTGAAGCATTGTAGTTCAACTGGTGTTCAATGGACAAGGAATATGTTTGTCCAATATTGAATATAAAAACGAGAGAGCTCAGATTGTAGAAGTCATAGTAACAAGACAAAAACATAACTGTTCACTTTATGAATCAGTCTATGCTACGTTATGTTACACCATAGTACTAGTGATCCAAGCATCGTAGTGAGATATGATAGTGTAGAGCCCAGGACTCCTGCTGGAACCACAGCTCCTTACTCCATTGGAAGTTATCCCCACAGCAATGCCCTGGTAGAGCAGTGGACCACCAGAGTCACCCTGTATAGGGATAGATATAGTTTCAGTGAATAATAAAATCATGCACATAATGCTAGAAGTACAGCTGTTAAAGTGGAATTccaacaaaacacattttcaacatcCCCTAATGCATTCAATACATAATCCTATCAGTGAAATTCAATCTTATTATGTCACACTCTGAGATATTTATGCTGTTGTCTATAGAAAAGCAGTAGAAGTTTGGTGTACTTAAATGTTTATCcttaatatatttttcagatATCTGTAGATACACCTACAACAAAAAGGGTAAGCCACATATCAAATTATCTGAGGTACATTTTCACATGTGGAAAACTGTATCAACAGATAATCACATGTTCAGtaattgttatattttgtaatttataaATGATTGACAATTTCTAAATTTATCACAACAAACAGTGTGATGTTCAATTCTATATTCAAGTGAGGCTAAGTACACCGTTGATTATTTGAACCACATACAATTATTTGTTCATGGAATACAAAACAGCAAATATGGCTAAAATGTTTATGTTTGGTTTTTAAGCATCAAATCTAATAGCATCTAAGGTTAGGTTAGAAATATGATTTTATAGCTATTGTGATAAATGTATTTTGGTGGAATTCCTTTtcaaaaatgaaatgtaaaccTACATCACAGGTGTCCATGCGTGACTTGGCAGCACATAACATATTTTTTGTGACCTTTTCAACAGAGCTATATGCGTTTACACATCGAAATCTGGATATAACAGGAACAGTCAGCTCCTGGAGTTTGTCTGGCCGTGCACCCCGATGGTTGGAGCCCCACCCAGCGGTGTCCACTGAGGCATCAGTATCAGGATCATTCCCTGTGGTTCTCTGGAAATTCAGTGGTTTCACTGCAGCAGTCTCTGTAACTGGACTACTTAGCTGCAGATAAGGAGGAGATTATATGCTCAGGATATTAAACGTATGGCACAACAGACAAACTGTTTTCTTTACCCACATATACTTAACACAGTTTACCTTGACCAAGACAATATCATTGTCATAGTTCTTGGTATTGAAGTCAGGGTGGTTATAGAAGGCAGCAATGTCAAAGGTTTGTTTGGTGTCCTCTGCCTGAGACAGTGAATGTGCACCTAACACCACCTTAAAATTTGTGCTGtggaaacaaagaaaatatacaCGTTTACATTAGGTGTTACTGTGGATGGATGTACTTCTGCAAGCCAATGGGAATTCAAGATATGTATCACTGTTTTGGCCAGAAAAGAATGCAAACATTGGTGCAATATATAGTTAGCCAGCAACCATGTCGAGCCTTATTTTTAGCTTTGGCCTGCCTGAAGGCTCCTTTCTTTCATTCTGATTTAAAAACTTTGCAATAAGATATTTGGCTTTCCAACAGTAACTCTCTGCCTTCTtttggctttgagcagagttgGTTTCCTTAGTCTTTAAACTGAAAACTGTACACAGTGTTGCCATACCATATGTTTTAGAACGAATAAGCATTTTACAACTGATAATGTTATGGTTTGAGTTTTGATACTGCTTGTCTGAAAATAGCAGAGTAAAActgtattaaaatgtgcagaaataaactatatttaaatgtgtcattGTAGAGTATTTATTGACTTATTTCCAAAATAATCAAAACAGGGCTATGAAATTATTTGTGCCCCTTTATTCCAGTAACAAGGTGTAATCCAGATTGATCACTACACTTACTCATCCTGGAAACAGTGTGCAGCACTCATGATCCACTGACTGGAGACTAGAAACCCTCCACAAATGTGTTTGCCTTGCAGCTGCAGTGAGGCCATGTACGGACGAGAGTGTGGCACTGCCTCTTTACCTCCTGTGATGCACTCACCTTCTCAGAGAAATAAAGGAACATAATTTCAAATACAAGAGAATAACCATCACTTTCTCTCATTAGGAGAGTAAAAATCCAATATATTAAATGGGATTAAAGTGGAGTGTTCAATAAAATGTGTGCCAACATTTCAGCTGTCTGCAAATATTTAGCTTTGCATGCCAACTTTGTCATGAGAATTGTTTCTGAATAAGACATTAGATGCCACTGCAACTGCTTAACAAGAATGGCATCTCTGCAAGTCTTTAACAGTTGATTTCTTCACATTAGGCACATTGTTGAAGACTTAGTTTGGCTTATAGATGATAAATAAAACTATAACTATAACCAAAATTACTCACCAGGTAGCAGTGATGCACAGAGAAGCACAGAGGCAAAGATCACTCGTAGATAATCCATCCTGAACACCTTGCTCCTGCCTATTTTAGAAAGCCTAGACCTTCTCTTTATATAGTCTTGGTCTATGACTGGGGCTGGGCCAGGAAAATGTGATTACAGGAAAATGACAATTTCTTGGAAGCATTTACTTTTCTCCTCCCATATGAAGGCAAGAATAAGTAGGGGCTTGCCACTTATCTCCCTCCTAATCAACTATGCCCTCACGCTCCTGTCGGAGACCGTTCAGTTTGCTCGTCCAGAAGTTTTCATTCCTTTTAACATTATTTCATTCCAAAGTAAAAAGCAAAAAGAGTCCACTGACCAATGACTtacatatcacacacacacacacacacgcacacacacacacacacacacacacacacacacacacacacacacacacacaccaacattaGCGTCTTGTGAAGTATTCTGGGCCAGTACAAACAtgttatttttggagctgtacAGAAAGACTTAACTGGATTTGCAAGTATTTGGGGgtgggttttagcatgtttacGAGTTGTATAAAGaatttaacaaagaaaaaaaaaaattcagatacggTATGTTACATAAGGTCACACAATCAGCTACAGAATAAgatgattcagattcagattttcATAGTAGAACACCATTTTAACTTTAGCTAGATTACTtttgcattcattttcatttcaattcTAATGAtctgaacatttttattttctcataaatacCCACCACCTTCACATCCACTCCATGAATAGTGACAGGTGGAGGTCTGGACCTCATAAACTCCACCATCACTCCTCATTAGTCTTACTTATATTAGACTGCAGTAGATAGCAAAGCAAAACTGATCTTCATCTGCTTTAATACCGTACAACtgtgaaaaatataattattttaaaacaataaaatattcatataaaaGGCATTTAGTTGTATATTATGAAGCTTCATCGCGACCccgaaatggacaagcggaaaagaagatgaatgaaggaATTATGGAGCTTTTTGATGTATTCCTATGTAAGTATCTACATTTcctatataattaaaaaaaaaatttagagCACAAGTAATACTCTCACACTGTACTCTCAGTCAGACTGCTATTAAGGGCACTCTGTTCATCTTTGCACTAGCCTGCATGTTTTAGGAATGATGATTTgatttttacttctgttctttCCCACTGGGAGATGAAAATGATACCTTTTCAAGTGAACCACTTGCATGCagtacaaatataaacaaaactgaTATGAATTAGTTTGTTCTTGTTTAGAGTCTTTAAAGTTCTGCCGTCATGAAGGTGGCATGCTCCTACCTGcacttctgtaaaaaaaaaaaaaaggaaaagaaaagagagaaaagaaaataaaactaagCTGGAATCTAGAAAATTACAGAGTACAgtgtgttcaggtttagatcAACTTTGCTGTGGGAAACACTGGGTTCCACTAATAAAGATGGACACACAGAGCAGCCCAGCAGGTGGGGACATACACAACTTCCAGAAAATTTATTTCAACTCAGCAGGCCTTCCTTTGGACCTCTTTCAAAACATTTCATCAGGTTATTCAAATGATTTATCTCAACCACGTCTTGACCCCGAAAGTATGGACGTTCACGTGTTGAGTAAACAGCAGAAGACATTATATTGCTCAAAAGTTGCTGGTTGAGGCTCAGGAGACTTCATGATGATGCTCCCAAAATTCCTCACAAATAGTT from Hoplias malabaricus isolate fHopMal1 chromosome 8, fHopMal1.hap1, whole genome shotgun sequence includes:
- the cfd gene encoding complement factor D isoform X2, whose protein sequence is MDYLRVIFASVLLCASLLPGECITGGKEAVPHSRPYMASLQLQGKHICGGFLVSSQWIMSAAHCFQDDTNFKVVLGAHSLSQAEDTKQTFDIAAFYNHPDFNTKNYDNDIVLVKLSSPVTETAAVKPLNFQRTTGNDPDTDASVDTAGWGSNHRGARPDKLQELTVPVISRFRCVNAYSSVEKVTKNMLCAAKSRMDTCDGDSGGPLLYQGIAVGITSNGVRSCGSSRSPGLYTIISHYDAWITSTMV
- the cfd gene encoding complement factor D isoform X1, coding for MDYLRVIFASVLLCASLLPEGECITGGKEAVPHSRPYMASLQLQGKHICGGFLVSSQWIMSAAHCFQDDTNFKVVLGAHSLSQAEDTKQTFDIAAFYNHPDFNTKNYDNDIVLVKLSSPVTETAAVKPLNFQRTTGNDPDTDASVDTAGWGSNHRGARPDKLQELTVPVISRFRCVNAYSSVEKVTKNMLCAAKSRMDTCDGDSGGPLLYQGIAVGITSNGVRSCGSSRSPGLYTIISHYDAWITSTMV